The following coding sequences lie in one Paenibacillus durus ATCC 35681 genomic window:
- the tnpB gene encoding IS200/IS605 family element RNA-guided endonuclease TnpB — translation MLVHKAYKYRIYPNPEQRQLIHQMFGCCRFVFNHFLTKWNETYAATGKGLSYNTCATQLPALKQQFEWLKSVDSIALQSAVRNVADSFERFFKKQNQAPRFKSRKHPVQSYTTKYTNDNIAIDGNRLKLPKLSWLHFANSRACEGRILSATLRRNAADKYFVSILCEVEMKPLPQTDKEIGIDLGLKELAVCSDGLRVANPKVFRKYEQKLAFWQRRMARRNQGGSNWQKAKQKVAQIHEKIVGSRQDVLHQLTTKLIRENQTISIENLSVANMLKNHRLAKSIADASWGEFARQLSYKAEWYGRTLKFADTFAPTSQRCHVCGTIHSEVKKLSVRQWECPSCHTLHDRDENAAQNIKSLAV, via the coding sequence ATGTTGGTGCATAAAGCTTACAAATATCGCATCTATCCCAACCCGGAACAACGGCAGCTCATCCACCAAATGTTTGGCTGTTGCCGCTTTGTCTTCAATCATTTCTTAACCAAATGGAACGAAACCTATGCGGCAACCGGTAAAGGGTTGTCCTATAACACCTGTGCCACACAGCTTCCTGCACTCAAACAGCAATTTGAATGGTTGAAATCGGTAGATAGCATTGCTTTGCAATCGGCGGTGCGGAACGTAGCAGACAGCTTTGAACGATTCTTCAAGAAACAAAATCAGGCTCCACGTTTCAAAAGCCGCAAGCATCCTGTGCAAAGTTACACCACCAAATACACTAATGATAACATTGCTATTGATGGAAACCGACTTAAACTTCCGAAGCTTAGCTGGCTTCACTTTGCCAACTCCAGAGCGTGTGAAGGTCGCATTCTTTCGGCTACCCTGCGGCGAAATGCGGCAGACAAGTATTTTGTATCCATCCTCTGCGAAGTGGAAATGAAACCTCTGCCGCAGACCGATAAGGAGATTGGCATTGATCTTGGACTCAAGGAATTAGCGGTCTGCTCCGATGGGTTGCGGGTTGCCAATCCCAAAGTGTTTCGCAAATATGAACAAAAACTTGCATTTTGGCAACGCCGCATGGCTCGCCGTAACCAAGGGGGCTCCAATTGGCAAAAAGCCAAACAGAAGGTTGCCCAAATCCATGAGAAGATCGTGGGCAGCCGCCAAGATGTTTTGCATCAACTCACCACGAAGCTGATTCGTGAAAACCAAACGATCAGCATCGAAAATCTGAGCGTGGCGAACATGCTCAAAAATCACCGGCTGGCCAAATCCATCGCCGATGCGTCCTGGGGTGAATTTGCCCGTCAGCTTTCGTATAAAGCGGAATGGTATGGACGTACGTTGAAGTTTGCCGACACATTCGCTCCAACGAGCCAAAGGTGTCATGTATGCGGCACTATCCATTCCGAAGTAAAGAAATTGTCTGTGCGGCAATGGGAATGTCCATCGTGCCATACCCTTCATGATCGAGATGAAAATGCCGCACAGAACATCAAGAGCCTTGCTGTTTAA
- a CDS encoding antibiotic biosynthesis monooxygenase family protein, which produces MSGIAQTPQPPYYAVIFTSERTEGDNGYAEMADEIMRLASIQPGFLGVESVREGLGITVSYWDSLEAIQKWKQNERHLIAQRKGMSEWYLKYKTRVCKVERDYGYEATSMN; this is translated from the coding sequence ATGAGCGGTATTGCCCAAACACCACAGCCACCTTACTATGCGGTAATTTTCACTTCTGAACGAACAGAAGGGGATAATGGTTATGCTGAAATGGCAGATGAAATTATGAGGCTTGCATCAATCCAACCTGGATTTTTGGGAGTAGAAAGTGTCCGAGAAGGTTTAGGCATCACTGTGTCCTATTGGGATTCTCTCGAAGCAATACAAAAATGGAAACAAAACGAGAGACATCTAATAGCACAACGTAAAGGAATGTCAGAATGGTATCTCAAATATAAAACGAGAGTTTGCAAGGTGGAACGAGATTACGGATATGAAGCAACAAGTATGAATTGA
- a CDS encoding LysR family transcriptional regulator: MSLAKYEIFHTVVELGSLSQAAAELGLTQSAVSHAIASLESEWGFSILSRGRAGVHLTSSGELILPYIREILKGNERLKQQIANINGLETGTVRIGTFSSVSIQWLPRMMSYFAECHPSIEMKLLEGSYEEIEHWIASGAVDFGFLSLPAPKSFEVIPLKKDRMVLIVPDKHPFALLHEVRFDQIREEPFILPKKSCDNDVRRIFKENNVSPAIKFELEDDQAIISMVQNGMGISILPEMVLYQVPNNIRILSLEGDHYRSIGIAAPSFKNMSPAARKFVKNVQAFLSED, encoded by the coding sequence ATGTCACTGGCCAAGTATGAGATTTTTCATACAGTTGTGGAATTAGGGAGCCTGTCCCAAGCCGCGGCGGAACTGGGTCTAACCCAATCTGCTGTGAGTCATGCAATTGCCAGCCTGGAGTCGGAGTGGGGATTTTCCATATTAAGCAGAGGACGTGCCGGAGTTCATTTGACGAGCAGCGGCGAGCTGATCCTGCCCTACATCCGTGAAATTTTGAAGGGGAACGAGCGGTTAAAGCAGCAAATTGCAAATATCAACGGGCTGGAAACGGGAACGGTGCGGATCGGCACATTTTCGAGCGTATCCATACAGTGGCTGCCCCGAATGATGAGTTATTTTGCCGAGTGCCACCCCTCGATTGAAATGAAACTGCTGGAAGGAAGCTATGAAGAAATCGAGCACTGGATTGCCAGCGGAGCAGTCGATTTCGGCTTTCTCTCGCTGCCCGCACCGAAGTCATTTGAAGTCATTCCATTGAAAAAAGACCGAATGGTGCTGATCGTTCCCGATAAACACCCTTTTGCTCTACTTCATGAGGTTCGCTTTGATCAAATCAGAGAAGAGCCGTTCATCCTGCCCAAGAAAAGCTGCGATAACGATGTGAGGCGAATATTCAAGGAAAACAACGTGTCCCCCGCCATTAAATTCGAGCTGGAAGATGACCAGGCGATTATCTCCATGGTTCAAAATGGAATGGGAATCAGCATCCTTCCCGAAATGGTCTTATATCAAGTCCCAAACAATATTCGCATTCTCAGCCTGGAAGGAGATCATTACCGTTCCATTGGCATTGCTGCTCCATCCTTTAAAAACATGTCACCAGCAGCGAGGAAGTTTGTTAAAAATGTTCAGGCGTTTTTGAGTGAGGATTAG